A part of Streptomyces sp. DSM 40750 genomic DNA contains:
- a CDS encoding fumarylacetoacetate hydrolase family protein yields the protein MKLATIRLDDTGDAGSAARALGGLRGLDALDGLGGRTTAVRVEGDSFVDLGLPDVGAVLASPGGLAAAATADGPRRSSAGAAFAPLVPRPTKVVCVGLNYQKHIKEMGRDLPEHPTLFSKFADTLIGARDDVRRPAETEQFDWEAELAVVIGRPVRRADETEAAAAIAGFTVLNDITCRDWQFRTREWLQGKNWDATTPVGPYLVTTDELGGPRPALDISCTVNGRLMQQDNTGDLLFDPVDLVRYISTMIRLNPGDIIATGTPGGVGHARKPPVFLVPGDTVITEIAGLGRLENTVIADGAR from the coding sequence CCGGGAGCGCCGCCCGTGCCCTCGGAGGCCTCCGCGGCCTCGACGCTCTCGACGGCCTCGGAGGCCGCACCACCGCCGTACGCGTAGAAGGCGACTCTTTCGTCGACCTCGGCCTGCCCGACGTGGGCGCCGTACTCGCCTCGCCGGGCGGACTCGCGGCCGCCGCGACCGCCGACGGTCCTCGCCGCTCCTCCGCCGGTGCCGCGTTCGCCCCGCTCGTCCCGCGCCCGACGAAGGTGGTGTGCGTCGGCCTGAACTACCAGAAGCACATCAAGGAGATGGGCCGCGACCTGCCCGAACACCCCACCCTGTTCAGCAAGTTCGCGGACACGCTCATCGGCGCCAGGGACGACGTCCGCCGCCCCGCCGAGACCGAGCAGTTCGACTGGGAGGCCGAACTGGCCGTCGTCATCGGCCGACCGGTCCGACGCGCGGACGAGACGGAGGCGGCGGCCGCCATCGCCGGCTTCACCGTCCTGAACGACATCACCTGCCGCGACTGGCAGTTCCGCACTCGCGAATGGCTCCAGGGCAAGAACTGGGACGCCACGACGCCCGTCGGCCCGTACCTCGTCACGACCGACGAGCTCGGCGGCCCGCGCCCGGCACTCGACATCAGCTGCACGGTCAACGGCCGCCTGATGCAGCAGGACAACACCGGCGACCTGCTCTTCGACCCCGTAGACCTGGTCCGCTACATCTCCACGATGATCCGCCTCAACCCCGGCGACATCATCGCCACCGGTACCCCGGGCGGTGTCGGCCACGCCCGCAAGCCCCCGGTCTTCCTCGTCCCCGGCGACACGGTGATCACCGAGATAGCGGGCCTGGGCCGACTGGAGAACACCGTGATCGCGGACGGCGCACGATGA